The following proteins are co-located in the Aurantiacibacter atlanticus genome:
- a CDS encoding YdbL family protein, with protein MRKSLMTFAGAALAMGLIAAPAQAQRDPAYAAARANGQVGEKMDGYLGIVGAATSELRRIVDDINIRRRAVYAERAQAENATLEEYAFTSGCLAISRTAPGEMYQAPDGTWKQRGAGAPLRDPRCP; from the coding sequence ATGCGCAAAAGCTTGATGACATTTGCCGGGGCCGCACTGGCCATGGGCCTCATCGCCGCGCCCGCACAGGCCCAGCGCGATCCGGCCTATGCCGCCGCCCGCGCCAATGGCCAGGTGGGTGAAAAGATGGACGGCTATCTCGGCATCGTCGGTGCCGCGACGTCCGAACTTCGCCGTATCGTTGACGATATCAATATCCGCCGCCGCGCAGTGTATGCAGAGCGTGCGCAGGCCGAAAATGCCACGCTGGAAGAATACGCCTTCACTTCGGGCTGTCTGGCCATTTCCCGAACCGCGCCGGGCGAGATGTATCAGGCGCCCGATGGGACATGGAAGCAGCGCGGCGCGGGCGCTCCTTTGCGCGATCCGCGTTGTCCGTAG
- a CDS encoding F0F1 ATP synthase subunit C, whose translation MDLEAAKMVGAGLAAIGAGMAALGVGNVFGSFLESALRNPGAADGQQGRLFIGFAAAELLGLLAFVVAMIILFV comes from the coding sequence ATGGATCTCGAAGCTGCCAAGATGGTTGGTGCCGGTCTCGCTGCAATCGGTGCAGGCATGGCCGCACTGGGCGTGGGTAACGTGTTTGGCTCATTCCTCGAAAGCGCGTTGCGCAACCCGGGTGCCGCAGACGGCCAGCAGGGTCGCTTGTTCATCGGCTTCGCCGCTGCCGAGCTTCTCGGCCTGCTGGCCTTCGTCGTAGCGATGATCATTCTCTTCGTCTGA
- the ffh gene encoding signal recognition particle protein codes for MFESLSDRLNGVFDRLRGRGALSEQDVRDAMREVRVALLEADVALPVARDFISRVTERAVGHEVLKSVTPGQQVIKIVNDELVDMLGGEDSDGEASPLHLNVTPPAVIMMVGLQGSGKTTSTAKIAKLLRDKQGKKPMMASLDVNRPAAQEQLAILGEQAGVATLPIIEGQQPVDIARRAIESAKLQNVDVLLLDTAGRLHVDEVLMAEMKAVAGVSTPAEVLLVVDSLTGQDAVNVAQSFTDEVPLTGVVLTRMDGDARGGAALSMRAVTGKPIKFAGTGEKLDAIERFHPARVADRILGMGDVVSLVEKAAESIKAEDAEELAKRMMAGKFDMNDLRKQLQQMQNMGGLGMLAGMMPGMKKAKAAMANADMDDKVLVHMDAIIGSMTKKERTQPQLLNAKRKKRVAAGSGTSVQEVNKILKMHQEMGRAMKQIKKMGGLKGLAAMFGGGGGGMSGGGGGGGGGMPGLPGGGAGGLPPDLQNLLNKK; via the coding sequence ATGTTCGAAAGCCTGTCCGATCGCCTGAACGGTGTCTTCGATCGCCTGCGCGGTCGCGGCGCGCTCAGCGAACAGGATGTGCGCGATGCCATGCGCGAAGTGCGTGTGGCGCTTCTGGAAGCCGATGTTGCGCTGCCTGTTGCACGCGATTTCATCAGCCGCGTTACCGAACGCGCCGTGGGCCACGAAGTCCTCAAATCCGTCACGCCGGGCCAGCAGGTCATCAAGATCGTCAATGACGAATTGGTGGACATGCTGGGCGGTGAAGATTCCGATGGCGAGGCATCGCCGCTGCATCTGAATGTCACGCCGCCAGCAGTCATCATGATGGTCGGTTTGCAGGGGTCGGGAAAGACCACCAGCACGGCCAAGATCGCCAAGCTGCTGCGCGACAAGCAGGGCAAGAAGCCCATGATGGCGTCGCTCGACGTCAATCGTCCCGCAGCGCAGGAACAGCTGGCCATTCTGGGCGAGCAGGCGGGCGTGGCAACGCTGCCGATTATCGAAGGCCAGCAGCCGGTCGATATTGCGCGCCGCGCGATTGAATCGGCGAAACTCCAGAACGTGGACGTGCTGCTGCTCGATACTGCTGGCCGCCTGCATGTCGATGAAGTGCTGATGGCCGAAATGAAGGCGGTTGCGGGCGTTTCTACCCCCGCTGAAGTGCTGTTGGTGGTCGATAGCCTGACAGGCCAGGACGCGGTCAATGTCGCGCAAAGTTTTACCGATGAAGTGCCGCTGACCGGCGTTGTCCTCACCCGTATGGATGGCGATGCGCGCGGCGGTGCGGCGCTTTCTATGCGCGCTGTCACCGGCAAGCCGATCAAGTTCGCCGGTACGGGCGAGAAGCTGGACGCGATAGAGCGCTTCCATCCGGCGCGCGTTGCCGACCGCATCCTTGGCATGGGCGATGTGGTCAGCCTTGTCGAAAAGGCTGCCGAAAGCATCAAGGCCGAGGATGCCGAAGAACTTGCCAAGCGCATGATGGCGGGCAAGTTCGACATGAACGATCTGCGCAAGCAATTGCAGCAGATGCAGAACATGGGCGGGCTGGGCATGTTGGCGGGCATGATGCCGGGCATGAAGAAAGCCAAGGCCGCGATGGCCAATGCTGACATGGACGACAAGGTTCTGGTGCATATGGACGCCATCATCGGCTCCATGACCAAAAAAGAGCGCACTCAGCCTCAGCTTCTGAATGCCAAGCGCAAGAAGCGCGTGGCAGCGGGCAGCGGCACATCGGTGCAGGAGGTCAACAAGATCCTCAAGATGCATCAGGAAATGGGCCGCGCGATGAAACAGATCAAGAAAATGGGCGGACTGAAAGGCCTTGCCGCCATGTTTGGTGGCGGTGGTGGCGGAATGTCCGGCGGCGGGGGCGGCGGGGGCGGCGGTATGCCCGGTCTTCCCGGCGGCGGTGCTGGCGGCCTTCCGCCCGACTTGCAGAATTTATTGAACAAGAAGTGA
- a CDS encoding (d)CMP kinase: protein MIIAVDGPTASGKGTIAKALARYFGLPHLDTGLLYRAVGRQVELAGGDPDAPSDALAAADFDDSLLDEPELRSEAVGGLASRVSIHPAVREALFARQRAFATQAGGAVLDGRDIGTVIAPDAQVKLYVTASVEARAQRRYAEMRDSGRAVTLEEILDNLERRDARDSARKDAPLTIAPEALVIDTTSLGKDDAIAAALDMVNTVTGQQPYP, encoded by the coding sequence ATGATTATCGCGGTCGACGGGCCCACGGCCAGCGGCAAGGGCACTATTGCCAAGGCGCTCGCCCGGTATTTCGGATTGCCGCACCTGGATACCGGCTTGCTGTATCGTGCGGTGGGGCGGCAGGTGGAACTGGCTGGCGGAGATCCCGATGCGCCCAGCGATGCACTCGCTGCTGCCGATTTCGATGATAGCCTGCTCGACGAGCCGGAATTGCGCAGCGAGGCGGTGGGCGGGCTTGCCAGTCGTGTGTCTATCCATCCAGCGGTGCGGGAGGCCCTGTTCGCCCGCCAGCGCGCCTTTGCCACACAGGCAGGCGGCGCAGTGCTCGACGGGCGCGATATCGGCACGGTCATCGCGCCCGATGCGCAGGTGAAGCTCTATGTCACGGCAAGCGTGGAGGCGCGCGCGCAGCGCCGCTATGCCGAAATGCGCGACAGCGGGCGCGCTGTGACGTTGGAGGAAATACTCGACAATCTGGAACGGCGCGACGCGCGCGATAGCGCTCGTAAGGACGCCCCTCTGACGATTGCGCCCGAGGCACTGGTGATCGACACGACCAGCCTTGGCAAGGATGACGCGATTGCAGCGGCACTTGATATGGTCAACACAGTAACCGGACAGCAACCCTACCCTTAG
- a CDS encoding CBU_0592 family membrane protein, translating into MSDMTTAGLDWASYVGFVGTACIIGAYFYLTASDKPNPFILHGTNLAGAAFLTVSLLVHTNLPSLVLEGFWAAIAIWGLSKSLRKAPDHTKDDGA; encoded by the coding sequence ATGAGCGATATGACCACGGCCGGTCTCGACTGGGCTAGCTATGTCGGCTTTGTCGGCACAGCATGCATCATTGGTGCCTATTTTTACCTCACGGCATCTGACAAACCCAATCCGTTCATTCTCCACGGCACCAATTTGGCGGGGGCAGCCTTCCTTACCGTTTCACTCCTCGTCCATACCAATCTGCCGAGCCTCGTTCTGGAAGGCTTTTGGGCAGCGATTGCCATCTGGGGGCTGTCGAAGTCCCTGCGCAAGGCGCCCGATCACACGAAGGATGATGGCGCATGA
- a CDS encoding ATP synthase subunit B, with protein MANAAQSTPEVFATSEAQVEVADSHGGAAVHVEPELLGLAPFQWVSISMAVLLLIAFFGAKVHRSIGGGLDNKIKTIRDNLDEAKQLRAEAELLRQEYAAKISGAEKDAEAMLANASKEADGIVAKAKEDTAAMITRRERMAQDKIAAAEREAVADLKARAADMSTAAAASLIASNHDAAADRAMADKVINQL; from the coding sequence ATGGCTAATGCAGCCCAAAGCACGCCCGAAGTTTTCGCGACTTCCGAGGCACAAGTTGAAGTTGCGGATTCGCATGGCGGCGCGGCAGTTCATGTTGAACCCGAACTGCTCGGTCTGGCGCCATTCCAGTGGGTATCCATTTCCATGGCCGTGCTGCTGCTGATCGCCTTTTTCGGCGCCAAGGTGCACAGGTCAATCGGTGGTGGGCTTGATAACAAGATCAAGACAATCCGCGACAATCTGGACGAAGCTAAGCAACTTCGCGCCGAGGCAGAGCTTTTGCGGCAGGAATATGCGGCAAAGATTTCCGGTGCGGAAAAAGATGCTGAGGCAATGCTCGCCAATGCAAGCAAGGAAGCAGACGGTATTGTGGCCAAAGCCAAGGAAGATACCGCCGCTATGATCACACGGCGTGAACGCATGGCGCAGGATAAGATCGCTGCGGCCGAGCGTGAAGCTGTGGCGGATTTGAAAGCGAGGGCTGCTGACATGTCGACCGCTGCCGCTGCCAGCCTGATTGCATCTAATCATGATGCCGCTGCCGACAGGGCCATGGCAGACAAAGTGATCAACCAGCTTTGA
- the gloB gene encoding hydroxyacylglutathione hydrolase: MSTDIAIHQFPVLQDNYGFLVHDPASKETACIDTPDAAECLAQAEKRGWTITQIWNTHWHPDHAGGNEAVKAVTGCKIIAPEAESDKIKGIDREVSEGNLVKLGKHTAQVMDVGGHTSGHIAYNLIDQDIAFVGDALFALGCGRMFEGTPEQFWESLSKLKKLPEETLMFCAHEYTQANANFAVHADPDNLQLKNYAEWVDQKRKEGAPTVPFPLKRELDTNPFLRADDSAIQARWGGNVPHETFAALRAAKDAF; the protein is encoded by the coding sequence ATGAGCACCGATATCGCCATCCATCAGTTCCCGGTTCTGCAGGATAATTACGGCTTTCTGGTCCACGATCCTGCCAGCAAGGAAACTGCCTGTATCGACACGCCAGATGCGGCTGAATGTCTGGCGCAGGCAGAAAAGCGCGGCTGGACGATCACGCAAATCTGGAACACCCATTGGCACCCCGATCATGCCGGTGGGAACGAGGCTGTCAAAGCCGTAACAGGCTGCAAGATCATCGCCCCCGAGGCCGAGTCGGACAAGATCAAGGGGATCGACCGTGAGGTGTCCGAGGGCAATCTCGTCAAGCTGGGGAAGCATACGGCACAGGTTATGGATGTCGGCGGCCATACGAGCGGCCACATCGCCTATAATCTGATCGACCAAGATATCGCCTTTGTCGGCGATGCGCTGTTCGCGCTTGGTTGCGGCCGCATGTTCGAAGGTACGCCAGAACAATTCTGGGAAAGCCTTTCCAAGCTCAAGAAATTGCCCGAAGAAACGCTAATGTTCTGCGCGCATGAATATACGCAGGCCAATGCAAATTTTGCGGTGCATGCCGATCCCGATAACCTGCAGCTGAAAAATTATGCCGAGTGGGTGGACCAAAAGCGCAAGGAAGGCGCGCCGACTGTGCCTTTCCCTTTAAAGCGTGAGCTGGACACCAACCCTTTCCTGCGTGCTGACGATTCTGCGATACAGGCGCGCTGGGGCGGCAATGTGCCGCATGAAACCTTTGCCGCTTTACGTGCGGCAAAAGACGCGTTCTAG
- the rpsA gene encoding 30S ribosomal protein S1, translating into MATSANPSRDDFAAMLDEQLGGAEGGFEGRVVKGTVTAIENGMAVVDVGLKSEGRISLREFARGEDDHGLEVGSEVEVFVDRVENADGEAMLSRDRARREAAWDKLESEFGEGKRVEGRIFGRVKGGFTVDLDGAVAFLPGSQVDIRPVRDVTPLMEMPQPFQILKMDRRRGNIVVSRRAVLEETRAEQRSELIDQLAEGQTTEGVVKNITDYGAFVDLGGIDGLLHVTDMSYKRVNHPSEVIEIGQSVQVQIIRINAETQRISLGMKQLESDPWEGVGAKYPVGAKVTGTVTNITEYGAFVELEAGIEGLVHVSEMSWTKKNVHPGKIVSTSQEVEVMVLEVDAEKRRISLGLKQAHRNPWEEFAEAHPVGATVEGEVKNATEFGLFIGLPGDVDGMVHMSDIAWGISGEDALALHRKGEEVQAVVLDVDVDKERISLGMKQLEKGAPAEGGVGDSLRRGEVVTVTVLEVRDGGLEVQVGDDGATGFIKRSDLGRDRDEQRPDRFQTGQKVDAMVTGFDRSKKPNFSIKAHQIAEEKEAVAQFGSADSGASLGDILGAALKKDDKSDKDADKE; encoded by the coding sequence ATGGCAACCAGCGCCAACCCGAGCCGCGACGATTTCGCGGCAATGCTTGACGAACAACTCGGCGGTGCCGAGGGCGGCTTCGAAGGCCGCGTCGTCAAGGGCACCGTTACCGCGATCGAAAACGGCATGGCCGTCGTCGACGTGGGTCTCAAATCCGAAGGCCGCATCTCGCTGCGCGAATTTGCGCGTGGTGAAGACGATCATGGCCTCGAAGTCGGCAGCGAAGTCGAAGTTTTCGTCGATCGCGTCGAAAATGCTGACGGCGAAGCAATGCTCAGCCGCGACCGTGCCCGCCGCGAAGCCGCATGGGACAAGCTGGAAAGCGAATTTGGCGAAGGCAAGCGCGTCGAAGGCCGCATCTTCGGCCGCGTCAAGGGCGGCTTCACCGTCGATCTCGACGGCGCCGTGGCCTTCCTTCCCGGTAGCCAGGTCGATATCCGCCCCGTGCGCGATGTCACTCCGCTCATGGAAATGCCGCAGCCCTTCCAGATCCTCAAGATGGACCGTCGCCGTGGCAACATCGTCGTGTCGCGTCGCGCCGTATTGGAAGAAACCCGCGCCGAACAGCGCAGCGAACTCATCGATCAGCTGGCAGAAGGCCAGACGACCGAAGGCGTGGTGAAGAACATCACCGATTACGGTGCCTTTGTTGATCTGGGCGGTATCGACGGCCTGCTGCATGTCACCGACATGAGCTACAAGCGCGTCAACCACCCCAGCGAAGTGATCGAAATCGGCCAGAGCGTGCAGGTCCAGATCATCCGCATCAATGCCGAAACACAGCGCATCTCGCTCGGCATGAAGCAGCTTGAAAGCGATCCGTGGGAAGGCGTTGGTGCCAAATATCCCGTTGGCGCAAAGGTCACCGGCACTGTTACCAACATCACCGAATATGGTGCATTCGTGGAACTGGAAGCGGGCATCGAAGGCCTTGTCCACGTCAGCGAAATGAGCTGGACCAAGAAGAACGTTCACCCCGGCAAGATCGTTTCGACCTCGCAGGAAGTGGAAGTCATGGTTCTGGAAGTGGACGCCGAAAAGCGCCGCATCAGCCTTGGCCTCAAGCAGGCTCACCGCAATCCCTGGGAAGAATTCGCCGAAGCGCACCCCGTTGGTGCAACCGTCGAAGGCGAAGTCAAGAACGCTACCGAATTCGGTCTGTTCATCGGCCTTCCCGGCGATGTGGACGGCATGGTTCACATGTCCGACATCGCATGGGGCATCTCGGGTGAAGACGCGCTGGCACTGCACCGCAAGGGTGAAGAAGTGCAGGCCGTTGTTCTCGATGTCGATGTCGACAAGGAACGCATCAGCCTCGGCATGAAGCAGCTCGAAAAGGGCGCTCCGGCAGAAGGCGGCGTTGGCGATTCACTGCGCCGCGGCGAAGTTGTCACCGTGACTGTCCTCGAAGTGCGCGATGGCGGCCTCGAAGTGCAGGTTGGCGATGATGGCGCAACCGGCTTCATCAAGCGTTCGGACCTTGGCCGCGACCGTGACGAACAGCGTCCCGATCGCTTCCAGACCGGCCAGAAGGTCGATGCCATGGTCACCGGCTTTGACCGTTCCAAGAAGCCCAACTTCTCCATCAAGGCGCATCAGATCGCCGAAGAGAAGGAAGCAGTTGCACAGTTCGGTTCCGCCGATTCAGGCGCATCGCTGGGCGACATTCTGGGTGCGGCGCTGAAGAAGGACGACAAGTCCGACAAGGATGCCGACAAGGAGTAA
- the rimM gene encoding ribosome maturation factor RimM (Essential for efficient processing of 16S rRNA) produces the protein MAQDKPVTLAAISGAHGVTGEVRLKLFGEGLASFKPHKSFNDGALTLKKVKDDNKGGAIARFAEIPDRTAAEKLRGTTLNVPRSALPPLGEGEYYHADLLGLPAVSDTDEALGEVIAVNDFGAGDVIEIRRATGKTFMVPMRKEAVPEWNDARLVVSGEFAED, from the coding sequence TTGGCACAGGACAAGCCCGTTACTCTTGCCGCCATCAGTGGCGCGCATGGGGTGACGGGCGAAGTCCGCCTGAAGCTGTTTGGAGAGGGGCTGGCCAGCTTCAAGCCGCATAAGAGCTTCAACGATGGCGCTTTGACGCTGAAGAAGGTCAAGGATGACAATAAGGGCGGTGCCATCGCTCGCTTTGCCGAAATCCCTGACCGCACCGCCGCTGAAAAACTGCGGGGCACCACGCTTAACGTCCCGAGATCCGCACTCCCACCGTTGGGCGAGGGTGAATATTATCACGCCGATCTGCTCGGCCTGCCCGCCGTGTCCGACACGGATGAGGCTTTGGGCGAAGTGATTGCAGTGAATGATTTTGGCGCAGGGGACGTGATCGAGATCAGGCGCGCGACCGGCAAGACCTTTATGGTCCCTATGCGCAAGGAAGCCGTGCCTGAATGGAATGACGCGCGCCTTGTGGTGAGTGGCGAATTCGCCGAAGACTAG
- the aroA gene encoding 3-phosphoshikimate 1-carboxyvinyltransferase, with translation MSHSNPPRPKRFSATGPLTGRIAVPGDKSISHRSLMLGALAVGETRISGLLEGEDVLATAAAMRAMGASIARGDDGIWSVNGVGVGSLLQPQGALDMGNSGTSTRLLMGLVASHPIHTVFTGDASLSGRPMGRVIEPLSLMGASFEASTGGTLPLMLRGISPAVPIRYRLPVASAQVKSAVLLAGLNTAGITTIIEPVPTRDHSERMLRGFGANLEVGMENGERVIAIHGEAELRPQTITVPGDPSSAAFFVVAALLVPGSDLLITNVGLNPTRAALFDVLRDMGGKIEEQKRREVGGEPVADLRVRHSALTGVEVDPAVAPAMIDEFPVLFVAASLAQGTTTTSGLDELRVKESDRLAAMAAALQLAGANIEEREDGLVIHGTGGDALPGTPRDTGVVTHLDHRIAMSMAIAGLASRNGVEVDDTTPIATSFPTFITLLGDAAA, from the coding sequence TTGAGCCATTCCAACCCACCCCGCCCCAAGCGTTTTTCAGCGACTGGACCGCTGACCGGACGCATCGCCGTTCCGGGCGACAAATCCATTAGCCATCGCTCGCTCATGCTAGGTGCTCTGGCCGTTGGCGAAACCCGGATCAGCGGCTTGCTTGAAGGTGAGGACGTGCTGGCCACCGCTGCCGCAATGCGCGCCATGGGGGCAAGCATCGCACGCGGCGACGATGGCATCTGGAGCGTAAACGGCGTTGGCGTGGGGTCATTGCTTCAGCCACAGGGCGCGCTTGATATGGGCAATAGCGGCACTAGCACCCGTCTCCTGATGGGGCTTGTCGCCAGCCATCCGATACACACGGTGTTTACTGGCGATGCCAGCCTGTCGGGGCGTCCGATGGGTCGGGTGATCGAGCCATTGTCCCTCATGGGTGCCAGTTTTGAGGCATCGACGGGCGGAACCCTGCCGCTGATGTTGCGGGGAATCTCTCCTGCCGTACCCATCCGCTATCGCCTGCCGGTTGCCAGTGCGCAGGTTAAAAGCGCGGTGCTGCTGGCTGGCCTCAACACGGCGGGGATCACCACCATCATAGAGCCGGTGCCAACGCGCGACCATTCCGAACGGATGCTGCGCGGTTTTGGCGCAAATCTTGAAGTAGGCATGGAAAATGGCGAGCGCGTCATTGCCATTCACGGCGAAGCAGAGTTGCGCCCGCAAACTATCACCGTGCCCGGCGATCCTTCCTCCGCAGCATTCTTTGTGGTTGCCGCCCTGCTGGTGCCTGGCAGTGATCTGCTCATCACCAATGTCGGCCTCAACCCAACCCGCGCTGCACTGTTCGATGTATTGCGCGACATGGGAGGGAAAATTGAGGAACAGAAGCGCCGAGAAGTGGGTGGCGAACCGGTGGCCGATCTGCGCGTGCGCCATTCTGCCCTCACCGGTGTAGAAGTGGATCCAGCAGTCGCGCCCGCCATGATCGACGAATTTCCCGTGCTGTTCGTCGCCGCATCTCTCGCGCAGGGCACGACGACGACCAGCGGCCTTGATGAATTACGGGTCAAGGAATCGGATCGCCTTGCCGCAATGGCGGCCGCTCTCCAGCTTGCGGGGGCAAATATTGAAGAACGCGAGGATGGGCTGGTGATACACGGCACCGGAGGCGATGCGCTGCCCGGCACACCAAGAGACACAGGCGTTGTCACCCATCTCGATCACCGTATTGCGATGAGCATGGCGATAGCAGGTCTTGCCAGCCGCAATGGCGTGGAAGTGGATGACACCACCCCCATCGCCACCAGCTTCCCCACCTTCATCACCCTGTTGGGGGATGCAGCGGCATGA
- a CDS encoding TIGR02300 family protein: MVKPEWGAKRTCPKCGERFYDLGQEDPVTCIECGNEWTPEPVLKSKQPIPFDEQDKEKKEKKESDSDLADDDLEDIDVDDDDDSPDNDVDLGGDDDLGVETSKDDKEDDS, translated from the coding sequence ATGGTCAAGCCAGAATGGGGCGCCAAGCGCACTTGCCCCAAATGCGGTGAACGTTTTTACGATCTGGGTCAGGAAGACCCGGTCACCTGCATTGAATGCGGTAATGAATGGACGCCAGAGCCTGTGCTCAAGTCCAAGCAGCCGATCCCGTTCGATGAACAGGATAAGGAAAAGAAGGAAAAGAAGGAATCCGATTCCGATCTGGCGGATGACGATCTGGAAGACATCGACGTCGATGACGACGATGATTCGCCGGACAATGATGTGGACCTTGGCGGTGACGACGATCTTGGCGTCGAAACGTCCAAGGACGACAAGGAAGATGATAGCTGA
- a CDS encoding F0F1 ATP synthase subunit A, giving the protein MAGEAETAKVDPMYQFTVEPLLGETWNIAGYNIAFTNSALWMLITAVVLFIFMIGGMKRELVPGRWQMMVETFTGFIEDMLDANIGEAGRKYVPYIFSLFMFILFANLLGLMPLGLVGLHPFTFTSHFTITGVLAIMSFLIVLVVGFWKHGLHFFSLFVPAGTPLPMVLVIAPIEFISFLFRPFSLGLRLFVAMMAGHVLLEVLSTFVIDGWNAGAGFGLLVGVPSFVLMVAICALEILVAGIQAYVFALLSSLYINDAENLH; this is encoded by the coding sequence GTGGCAGGCGAAGCCGAAACGGCCAAGGTCGACCCGATGTACCAGTTTACCGTCGAGCCACTGCTCGGCGAGACCTGGAATATTGCGGGCTACAATATTGCGTTCACCAATTCCGCATTGTGGATGCTCATCACTGCGGTGGTGCTGTTCATCTTCATGATTGGCGGTATGAAGCGTGAACTAGTGCCGGGCCGTTGGCAGATGATGGTGGAAACCTTCACCGGCTTTATCGAAGATATGCTGGACGCCAACATTGGCGAGGCAGGGCGCAAATATGTGCCTTATATCTTCAGCCTGTTCATGTTCATCCTGTTCGCCAACCTTCTTGGCCTGATGCCGCTGGGGCTGGTGGGTCTGCACCCGTTCACCTTTACCAGCCATTTCACCATTACGGGCGTTCTGGCGATCATGAGCTTCCTGATCGTTCTGGTCGTCGGCTTCTGGAAACATGGCCTGCACTTTTTCAGCCTTTTCGTGCCCGCTGGCACGCCGCTGCCGATGGTGCTGGTGATCGCGCCGATCGAATTCATCTCCTTCCTGTTCCGCCCCTTCAGCCTTGGCCTGCGTCTTTTCGTCGCCATGATGGCCGGTCACGTCCTGCTCGAAGTGCTTTCCACTTTCGTCATCGACGGCTGGAATGCGGGTGCCGGTTTCGGTCTGCTTGTGGGTGTGCCCAGCTTTGTGTTGATGGTTGCCATTTGCGCGCTGGAAATCTTGGTCGCCGGCATTCAGGCCTATGTCTTTGCGCTACTCTCGTCGCTTTATATCAACGACGCTGAGAACCTGCACTAA
- a CDS encoding AtpZ/AtpI family protein: MSDEQPEREPIGEDARIDALEARLKAAREREDHRNRAQVKGSDASYKLGNRVLADLLGGLLGGAVVGWTLGWFFDANPWGLLVGLFLGIVVAFRNIFRISSRRPDQGGD, translated from the coding sequence ATGAGTGATGAACAACCCGAACGGGAACCCATTGGTGAGGATGCGCGAATTGACGCGCTCGAAGCGCGGCTGAAGGCCGCACGCGAGCGAGAAGATCACCGCAACCGAGCACAGGTCAAGGGATCGGATGCCAGCTACAAACTGGGCAACCGCGTTCTGGCTGATCTGTTAGGTGGGCTTCTTGGTGGTGCGGTTGTCGGATGGACCCTCGGCTGGTTCTTCGATGCCAATCCCTGGGGTCTGTTGGTTGGCCTGTTCCTCGGAATAGTGGTTGCCTTCAGGAACATATTTCGGATTTCAAGTCGCCGCCCCGACCAGGGCGGTGATTAG
- a CDS encoding YnbE family lipoprotein: MNSAKLTKSASAAHNPRMTGAKRTGAVMAMMGAIPLVGCINLEAPDEPIVIELNINITQEVIYRLAEDAENTIDENADIF; the protein is encoded by the coding sequence ATGAACAGTGCGAAATTGACGAAAAGTGCCTCTGCTGCGCATAATCCCCGAATGACGGGGGCAAAACGCACGGGGGCCGTGATGGCGATGATGGGGGCAATCCCGCTCGTCGGGTGCATCAATCTGGAAGCACCTGATGAACCGATTGTGATCGAACTCAACATCAACATCACGCAGGAAGTCATTTACCGATTGGCGGAAGACGCCGAAAACACAATTGACGAGAACGCCGATATTTTCTGA
- a CDS encoding ATPase, translated as MPQIAQMSEIWSSQLFWLLVIFGLVYVVIGRGMVPKVMQTVGLRDSQIAGDLAAAQAARDAADEAEEAWRKRENENRERAQDLVNEAKAKAQASTEAKLAEVQAGIDSQLEEAEARIAASRAEAAAEIESVAADAAQDIASRLASVSVTQATARKAVQEAMIHG; from the coding sequence ATGCCTCAGATAGCCCAAATGTCCGAAATCTGGTCCAGCCAGTTGTTCTGGCTGTTGGTCATTTTCGGACTTGTCTATGTCGTTATTGGCAGGGGCATGGTGCCCAAGGTCATGCAGACCGTGGGACTTCGTGACAGCCAGATCGCCGGCGATCTGGCCGCCGCGCAAGCTGCCCGTGACGCTGCCGATGAGGCTGAAGAAGCCTGGCGCAAGCGCGAGAATGAAAATCGTGAGCGGGCTCAGGATTTGGTGAATGAGGCCAAGGCCAAGGCGCAGGCCTCGACCGAAGCAAAACTTGCCGAGGTGCAGGCCGGGATCGACAGTCAGCTTGAAGAAGCGGAGGCGCGTATCGCTGCCAGCCGCGCCGAAGCTGCTGCCGAGATTGAATCGGTTGCCGCCGATGCGGCGCAGGATATTGCCTCCCGGCTCGCCAGTGTCAGCGTGACGCAGGCGACCGCTCGCAAGGCAGTGCAGGAGGCAATGATCCATGGCTAA